The following are encoded in a window of Candidatus Zixiibacteriota bacterium genomic DNA:
- a CDS encoding sodium:solute symporter family protein gives MHLIDYGIVALYLASLAYLGFMRRTKGTPSAVDFILGGRALTLPAFVASLVSTWYGGILGVGEFTYRYGLANWLVFGVPYYLAAILFALFLAKRAREAEVLTIPDTLHAVYGRSTAVAGSFVLFLMTIPGAYILMLAVLFQYLFGWPFWLGAVLGTTFSIFYIYVGGFRSVVRTDILQFVLMYVGFIVMFILLVTQYGGLEFIRNGVPAAHLTWHGGNSGWYIAIWYVIALQTLVEPAFYSRCYAAKDSKVARNGIFVSILCWMIFDFLTTSCGLYVRAIMPQLEDPASSYIALAGKMLPPGVMGIFALSLLTTVHSTVDSYFFITATTFGRDIVWRIFRVPEERITHYTRMGLIVSAVIALSAALYFKSIVDIWHDFGSVGTPALLLPLFFALNGKRKMKPRAAFLSVLLGGGASLIWLLSRYWTADGAYWYGIEPIFPGLAISIVIYIFGRIKK, from the coding sequence TTGCACCTGATTGATTATGGCATTGTCGCGCTCTATCTGGCCAGCCTGGCCTACCTGGGATTTATGCGCCGGACAAAAGGCACTCCATCGGCGGTTGATTTCATCCTCGGCGGCCGGGCGCTGACCCTGCCCGCCTTTGTCGCCTCGCTGGTCTCGACCTGGTATGGTGGAATCTTAGGCGTCGGCGAGTTCACCTATCGTTACGGATTGGCCAACTGGCTGGTGTTCGGCGTGCCGTACTATCTGGCCGCTATCCTTTTTGCGCTCTTCCTGGCTAAAAGGGCGCGCGAAGCCGAAGTGCTGACTATCCCCGACACGCTTCACGCGGTCTACGGGCGATCCACTGCCGTGGCCGGTTCGTTTGTTCTCTTTCTGATGACCATCCCCGGCGCCTATATCCTGATGCTGGCGGTGCTGTTTCAGTACCTTTTCGGCTGGCCGTTCTGGCTGGGGGCGGTACTGGGAACGACTTTCTCTATTTTCTATATCTATGTGGGCGGGTTTCGCTCGGTCGTGCGCACCGATATTCTTCAGTTTGTCCTTATGTATGTCGGTTTCATTGTCATGTTCATTCTGCTGGTGACACAATACGGCGGCCTTGAATTCATACGCAACGGCGTCCCGGCCGCCCATCTCACCTGGCACGGCGGCAATTCCGGATGGTATATCGCCATCTGGTATGTAATCGCCCTGCAGACTCTGGTCGAACCGGCCTTTTATTCCCGATGTTACGCCGCCAAAGACTCAAAAGTGGCCCGCAATGGAATATTCGTTTCGATTCTCTGCTGGATGATTTTCGATTTCCTGACCACTTCCTGCGGGTTGTATGTCCGCGCGATTATGCCGCAGCTCGAGGATCCCGCATCTTCGTATATTGCGCTGGCCGGAAAAATGCTCCCGCCCGGCGTCATGGGGATATTTGCCCTCTCGCTCCTTACCACGGTGCATTCTACGGTCGATTCCTATTTCTTTATTACTGCCACAACTTTCGGGCGCGATATTGTCTGGCGGATATTCCGCGTGCCGGAGGAAAGAATCACGCACTATACCCGGATGGGATTGATAGTTTCGGCTGTTATTGCACTCAGCGCCGCGCTTTATTTCAAGTCGATAGTCGATATCTGGCATGATTTCGGTTCGGTCGGGACACCGGCGCTCCTATTGCCGCTGTTCTTTGCACTTAACGGAAAGCGCAAGATGAAACCTCGGGCCGCCTTTCTTTCCGTGCTTCTTGGCGGCGGTGCCTCGCTTATCTGGTTGCTGTCTCGGTACTGGACAGCCGATGGTGCATACTGGTACGGGATCGAGCCGATTTTCCCCGGCCTGGCTATTTCGATAGTGATATATATATTCGGCAGAATAAAAAAGTAA
- a CDS encoding TonB-dependent receptor: MKKIIGCLILCLTLGANFTGAAELKGRIVDSGGQPVEGVNVLTDISSLNTVTDRDGRFVLISGTPAPSYLTFSHISFQPVMVKVKAESAAPINVTLQSAVYPSQNIRVTAERAVAGLTPIAYSDFTNEDIKRDYTISEFPLLLESTPNLYAYADAGGGLGYSYLKIRGFDDKRISVYINGIPLNDPEDQATYFVDIPDFAADVTDIQVQRGIGNSLYGDASFGGSVNIASGGLERPRRVTVTSGWGGFYAGNDFISQMRKQSVEYASGLLDGRWNLTGRYSKQYSGGYRENSWYDGWAYYFSIDRLDPKMTTSVKIYGVPMKMHLAYYGIDRATEINNRRANWLTYPDETDNFNQPHYELHNVYRLNDRLTLRNTLYYITGRGYYEQYKADRDYYEYDIPPSATVDSAVSGDLIRQKWVSKSQYGWNPRLDWDHQKGSLSLGGSFYYFNSDHWGRVIWAEGLSNAVNPEHRYYQYFGKKYLASLYLHEYYYPAQKIRLMGDIQLKYLNYDFDQNRIGALHGYQYNLHWLFVSPRAGLTYLPSDKVDLFFSFAASSREPEDVTIYDAEDPWSQPALEIRRLEISPSHDTTFIFGDPTIKPERLYDFELGGNFRSEKLRAGLNLYWMEFRKEIIPEGGLNENGRPRLGNADRSVHSGVEFNGSYNLLKSLTVSGNASYSYNRLKKYLVYDTTDAGRVFSIDYSGNPTPGFPEYIANLLLDYKKSNWRVTYRQRAIGRQYVENGKLRDLSIAPYMVAGISATYSLGDIAGFGRFALSARVDNLFNEKYELSGYAYEDSGQWYGEYFPAAERNFFIQLKWELE, from the coding sequence ATGAAAAAAATCATCGGATGCCTCATCCTCTGCCTGACACTCGGTGCAAATTTTACCGGTGCCGCCGAATTGAAAGGGCGCATTGTTGATTCCGGCGGCCAACCGGTCGAGGGGGTCAATGTCCTGACCGATATCTCCTCTCTGAATACTGTCACCGATCGCGATGGCCGCTTTGTACTGATATCCGGCACACCGGCGCCGTCTTATCTAACTTTCAGCCATATCAGTTTTCAGCCGGTTATGGTGAAAGTAAAAGCGGAAAGCGCCGCCCCGATAAATGTAACTCTGCAGTCGGCGGTCTATCCATCTCAGAATATCCGGGTTACCGCGGAACGGGCGGTGGCCGGGTTGACCCCGATCGCCTATTCCGATTTCACCAACGAGGATATCAAACGCGATTATACCATCTCCGAGTTTCCGCTTCTGTTGGAAAGCACCCCCAATCTCTATGCCTATGCCGATGCCGGCGGCGGTTTGGGTTACAGCTATCTTAAGATCCGCGGCTTCGATGACAAACGGATTTCGGTCTATATCAACGGCATCCCGCTTAACGACCCCGAGGACCAGGCTACATATTTTGTCGATATCCCCGATTTTGCAGCCGATGTCACCGATATTCAGGTGCAGCGCGGAATCGGCAACTCTCTCTATGGTGATGCCTCCTTCGGCGGGTCGGTCAATATCGCCTCGGGCGGACTCGAGCGCCCCCGGCGGGTGACCGTCACTTCCGGCTGGGGCGGGTTCTATGCCGGAAACGATTTCATTTCCCAGATGCGCAAGCAGTCGGTGGAGTACGCCTCGGGTCTTCTGGATGGCCGCTGGAACCTGACCGGAAGATATTCCAAACAGTACTCCGGCGGATACCGGGAAAATTCCTGGTATGATGGTTGGGCATACTATTTTTCGATCGATCGCCTCGACCCGAAAATGACCACCTCGGTTAAAATCTACGGCGTCCCGATGAAAATGCACCTCGCCTACTACGGCATCGACCGCGCCACCGAAATAAACAATCGCCGGGCCAACTGGCTGACCTACCCCGACGAAACCGACAATTTCAACCAGCCGCATTATGAACTGCATAATGTCTATCGCCTGAACGACCGCCTTACTCTCCGCAATACTCTGTATTATATCACTGGCCGGGGATACTATGAGCAGTACAAAGCGGATCGCGACTATTACGAGTATGATATCCCCCCGTCGGCCACGGTCGATTCCGCCGTTTCCGGCGATTTGATTCGCCAGAAATGGGTGAGCAAGAGCCAGTACGGCTGGAACCCGCGCCTCGATTGGGATCATCAAAAAGGCTCCCTTTCTCTGGGCGGCTCATTCTATTATTTCAATTCCGACCACTGGGGAAGAGTCATCTGGGCGGAGGGACTATCGAATGCAGTCAATCCCGAACATCGGTACTATCAGTATTTCGGCAAGAAATATCTCGCCTCGCTTTATCTGCATGAATACTATTATCCGGCGCAGAAAATCCGCCTCATGGGCGACATCCAATTGAAATATCTCAATTATGACTTCGACCAGAATAGAATTGGCGCGCTGCACGGATACCAGTACAACCTGCACTGGCTGTTTGTCTCGCCCCGCGCCGGCCTGACCTATTTACCCTCGGACAAAGTTGACTTGTTCTTCAGTTTTGCCGCCTCCTCGCGCGAGCCGGAGGATGTCACCATCTATGATGCCGAAGACCCCTGGTCCCAGCCGGCCCTGGAAATCAGGCGACTGGAAATATCACCCTCGCACGATACCACTTTCATTTTCGGTGACCCCACTATCAAACCGGAACGGCTCTACGATTTCGAACTTGGCGGTAATTTTAGAAGCGAAAAACTCCGCGCCGGGCTTAATCTTTACTGGATGGAATTCCGAAAAGAAATTATCCCTGAAGGCGGACTTAATGAAAACGGTCGCCCGCGTCTTGGCAATGCCGACCGCTCCGTACATTCCGGTGTTGAATTCAATGGGAGTTATAATCTGTTGAAGTCTCTGACCGTATCCGGTAATGCTTCCTACAGCTATAACCGCCTTAAAAAATATCTGGTTTATGATACAACCGACGCCGGTAGAGTCTTCTCGATAGATTACTCCGGCAACCCCACGCCCGGTTTTCCGGAATATATCGCCAATCTTTTGCTGGACTATAAGAAGAGTAACTGGAGAGTAACTTACCGTCAGCGGGCTATCGGACGGCAGTATGTCGAGAATGGGAAGCTAAGAGACCTCTCAATTGCACCATACATGGTTGCCGGAATCTCCGCAACCTACTCACTGGGCGATATCGCAGGTTTCGGGCGTTTCGCGCTATCCGCGCGGGTCGATAACCTGTTCAATGAGAAATATGAGTTGAGCGGTTATGCTTACGAAGATTCGGGCCAATGGTACGGCGAATATTTTCCGGCCGCCGAACGAAACTTCTTTATTCAGTTAAAATGGGAGCTGGAGTAG